A single window of Jiangella alkaliphila DNA harbors:
- a CDS encoding Dyp-type peroxidase, translated as MSEPTEPPAPAGRTRRRDLLRGLAAAGAAAGFAGAAGLAAGRATADDGDRRAAASQEPSTPAAAGGRRDAVDATGAHQAGIARPGTPQPHGLLLVLDLVATPSPTAPYRDAVRALCARLGTAILDLTGERAAEAGLLDGPGDLTATVGLGPRVVAAFGADLPGAEPLPVFAADASVPPERTGGDLLIAVYASDPNDVHRAAAWLTERAAPDAVPRWSQRGFRAPGTDTIARNPLGFHDGVIVPRDAAEQDEHVWIADGPLAGGSICVVRRLCLDAARFTAEPVERQEAVVGRHRNDGSPLSGGGPTGEVDLLAKTPDGQYVTPARSHVRAAHPSVTGSALMLRRGYAFDDGATDAGLLFICFQRDLRTFAQTQFRLDEVDDLGEYVTPTGSATFLVLPGFDADHPLGASLP; from the coding sequence ATGAGCGAGCCCACCGAGCCGCCGGCCCCGGCCGGCCGCACCCGGCGCCGCGACCTGCTGCGCGGGCTGGCCGCGGCCGGCGCGGCCGCGGGCTTCGCGGGCGCCGCGGGGCTGGCCGCCGGTCGTGCGACGGCCGACGACGGCGACCGGCGGGCGGCGGCGTCGCAGGAGCCTTCCACCCCGGCCGCAGCGGGCGGGCGACGGGACGCCGTCGACGCGACCGGCGCCCACCAGGCCGGCATCGCCCGTCCGGGCACCCCGCAGCCGCACGGCCTGCTGCTGGTCCTCGACCTCGTCGCGACGCCGTCACCCACGGCGCCGTACCGCGACGCCGTCCGTGCCCTGTGCGCGCGGCTGGGCACCGCGATCCTCGACCTCACCGGTGAGCGAGCCGCGGAGGCCGGGCTGCTGGACGGGCCGGGCGACCTCACGGCGACGGTCGGGCTCGGCCCGCGGGTGGTCGCGGCGTTCGGCGCCGACCTGCCGGGCGCGGAGCCGCTGCCGGTGTTCGCCGCCGACGCCTCGGTGCCGCCCGAACGGACCGGCGGCGACCTGCTGATCGCCGTCTACGCCAGTGACCCGAACGACGTGCACCGGGCCGCCGCCTGGCTGACCGAGCGGGCCGCGCCCGACGCCGTCCCGCGCTGGTCGCAACGCGGCTTCCGGGCGCCCGGCACCGACACCATCGCGCGCAACCCGCTCGGCTTCCACGACGGCGTCATCGTCCCGCGCGACGCCGCTGAGCAGGACGAACACGTGTGGATCGCCGACGGCCCGCTGGCCGGCGGCTCGATCTGCGTCGTCCGGCGGCTCTGCCTCGACGCCGCCCGGTTCACCGCCGAGCCGGTCGAGCGGCAGGAGGCGGTCGTCGGCCGGCACCGCAACGACGGCTCACCGCTGTCCGGCGGCGGCCCGACCGGCGAGGTCGACCTGCTGGCCAAGACGCCCGACGGCCAGTACGTCACGCCGGCGCGGTCGCACGTGCGGGCCGCGCACCCGTCCGTCACCGGCAGCGCCCTGATGCTGCGCCGCGGCTACGCCTTCGACGACGGCGCGACGGACGCCGGGCTGCTGTTCATCTGCTTCCAGCGCGACCTGCGCACGTTCGCGCAGACCCAGTTCCGCCTCGACGAGGTCGACGACCTGGGCGAGTACGTCACCCCCACCGGCAGCGCGACGTTCCTCGTCCTGCCCGGCTTCGACGCCGACCACCCCCTCGGCGCGTCACTCCCATGA
- a CDS encoding IS256 family transposase, producing the protein MAAVLPDEAIDNLLADAESSGTPVDGVHGLLNRLTSRVLERALETEMTDHLGYEPGDPAGRGSGNSRNGRSAKTVATTAGPVNVTVPRDRNSTFAPQIVPKHSRRVGAIEDIILSLYARGLSTREIEAHLKEIYDINTSPALISKITDVVVDEITLWQNRPVDEVYPIVYVDAIRIRVRDRGSVTLKSAHLVVGVDVDGLKDVLGIWIAAEEGAKFWAHVLTQLRNRGLRDVLILCCDGLTGLPDAARSVFDKVTVQTCVVHVIRNTMRFISYGDRKKVATAMRHIYTAPGVAAAEIALKEFEQNFGQQYPGAIEVWKNAWNEFIPFLDYPAELRRIVYTTNLIESINYQLRKITKTRGHFPDDDAAMKLLFLGIRNISRKRGGASGTGTHGWKKALNFLVVEFPGRLT; encoded by the coding sequence TTGGCGGCGGTGTTGCCGGATGAGGCGATTGATAATCTGTTGGCGGATGCCGAGTCGTCCGGGACACCGGTTGATGGTGTTCATGGGTTGTTGAATCGGTTGACGTCGAGAGTTCTGGAGCGGGCGTTGGAGACCGAGATGACCGATCATCTCGGTTATGAGCCCGGTGATCCGGCTGGGCGCGGATCGGGGAACTCCCGGAATGGGCGTTCGGCCAAAACGGTCGCGACGACGGCCGGCCCGGTGAACGTGACCGTGCCACGAGACCGGAATTCGACATTCGCCCCGCAGATCGTGCCGAAACACTCCCGGCGTGTCGGCGCGATCGAGGACATCATTCTGTCGTTGTATGCGCGCGGGCTATCGACCCGGGAGATCGAGGCGCACCTGAAGGAGATCTACGACATCAACACGTCGCCGGCGCTGATCTCCAAGATCACCGACGTGGTCGTGGACGAGATCACACTGTGGCAGAACCGGCCGGTCGACGAGGTCTACCCGATCGTCTACGTCGACGCCATCCGGATCCGGGTCCGCGACCGCGGCTCGGTCACGCTGAAGTCCGCACACCTGGTCGTGGGCGTCGACGTCGACGGGTTGAAGGACGTGCTGGGGATCTGGATCGCCGCGGAGGAGGGCGCGAAGTTCTGGGCGCACGTGCTCACGCAGCTGCGCAACCGGGGCCTGCGCGACGTCCTCATCCTGTGCTGCGACGGGCTCACCGGGCTGCCTGACGCCGCGCGCAGCGTGTTCGACAAGGTCACCGTGCAAACCTGTGTCGTGCACGTCATCCGCAACACGATGCGATTCATCTCCTACGGCGACCGGAAAAAGGTCGCCACGGCGATGCGTCACATCTACACCGCTCCCGGCGTCGCGGCGGCCGAGATCGCGTTGAAAGAATTCGAGCAGAATTTCGGGCAGCAGTATCCCGGCGCGATCGAGGTGTGGAAGAATGCGTGGAACGAGTTCATCCCGTTCCTGGATTACCCGGCCGAGCTACGCCGAATCGTCTACACGACGAACCTGATCGAATCAATCAACTACCAGCTGCGGAAGATCACCAAGACTCGCGGCCACTTCCCCGACGATGACGCCGCCATGAAGCTGCTCTTTCTCGGGATCCGTAACATCAGCCGGAAACGAGGAGGAGCATCAGGCACCGGAACCCATGGATGGAAGAAAGCACTCAACTTCCTGGTCGTGGAATTCCCAGGACGACTCACCTAG
- a CDS encoding transposase — protein sequence MAKGYRPVDRDQAFLLPPSMTDWLPGDHLVWFVIAAVKRMDTTAFHARARLGSVGRRGFDPDMLLTLFIYAMAHGVSSSRQIERLCGTDVAFRIICASDVPDHTVLARFRRDHGQALEDLLTASLLLATELGMVRLGTVAFDGTKIAANASMGANRSEAHLRKLARQYLGRAAATDDAEDELFGEDQRGDELPEDLTDRSRRGERISQALAEIGPVKFFV from the coding sequence ATGGCGAAGGGATACCGGCCGGTCGATCGTGACCAGGCGTTTCTGTTGCCGCCGTCGATGACGGACTGGCTGCCCGGTGATCATCTGGTGTGGTTCGTGATCGCGGCGGTGAAGCGGATGGACACGACCGCGTTCCACGCCCGGGCCAGGCTCGGCTCGGTGGGCCGGCGGGGCTTCGACCCGGACATGCTGCTCACCTTGTTCATCTACGCGATGGCGCACGGGGTGTCCTCGTCGCGGCAGATCGAACGGTTGTGCGGCACCGATGTGGCGTTCCGGATCATCTGCGCCTCCGATGTGCCCGACCACACGGTGCTGGCCCGGTTCCGCCGCGACCACGGGCAGGCGCTGGAAGACCTGCTGACCGCGTCGCTGCTGCTGGCCACGGAACTGGGCATGGTCCGGCTCGGGACGGTGGCCTTCGACGGCACCAAGATCGCCGCGAACGCGTCGATGGGAGCGAACCGGTCCGAGGCGCACCTGCGCAAACTCGCCCGGCAGTATCTGGGTCGGGCCGCGGCCACCGATGACGCCGAAGATGAGCTGTTCGGCGAGGACCAGCGCGGGGACGAGCTGCCCGAGGACCTGACCGACCGGTCCCGCCGCGGTGAGCGGATCAGCCAGGCGCTGGCCGAGATCGGGCCTGTCAAGTTTTTCGTGTAA